One window of Mus caroli chromosome 11, CAROLI_EIJ_v1.1, whole genome shotgun sequence genomic DNA carries:
- the Ccl5 gene encoding C-C motif chemokine 5, producing the protein MKISAAALTIILTAAALCTPAPASPYGSDTTPCCFAYLSLALPRAHVKEYFYTSSKCSNLAVVFVTRRNRQVCANPEKKWVQEYINYLEMS; encoded by the exons ATGAAGATCTCTGCAGCTGCCCTCACCATCATCCTCACGGCAGCCGCCCTCTGCACCCCTGCACCTGCCTCACCAT atGGCTCAGATACCACTCCCTGCTGCTTTGCCTACCTCTCCCTCGCGCTGCCTCGTGCCCACGTCAAGGAGTATTTCTACACCAGCAGCAAGTGCTCCAACCTTGCAGTCGT GTTTGTCACTCGAAGGAACCGTCAAGTATGTGCCAACCCAGAGAAGAAGTGGGTTCAAGAATACATCAACTATTTGGAGATGAGCTAG